The Lachnospiraceae bacterium oral taxon 500 genome window below encodes:
- a CDS encoding PcfB family protein yields MQDEMNEKVIALYIKGGKITAKLLQKAIKLFLAEMKKQEARRQLPHGKQSLKQLMKQNAGVSNIEITDENIKAFEATAKKYGIDFALKKDSSTSPPRHLVFFKGRDADVLKAAFTEFSQKKLSREKLPSIRKVLSAFKEQAKAINKGRDIVKHKDRGIER; encoded by the coding sequence TTGCAGGATGAAATGAACGAAAAAGTGATCGCCCTATATATCAAGGGTGGAAAAATCACGGCAAAGCTGTTACAAAAGGCGATAAAGCTTTTCCTTGCGGAGATGAAAAAGCAAGAAGCAAGGCGGCAGCTTCCCCACGGAAAGCAAAGCCTAAAACAACTTATGAAGCAGAACGCCGGCGTTTCCAACATTGAAATCACAGATGAGAATATCAAAGCCTTTGAAGCGACGGCAAAGAAATACGGAATCGACTTTGCACTGAAAAAAGACAGCAGCACTTCGCCGCCCCGGCACCTTGTATTTTTTAAGGGTCGGGATGCGGATGTTCTAAAGGCGGCATTTACCGAGTTTTCACAAAAGAAATTGTCAAGGGAAAAGCTGCCCTCTATAAGAAAAGTGCTTTCCGCCTTTAAGGAGCAGGCGAAGGCAATCAACAAAGGACGAGATATCGTAAAACATAAGGACAGGGGGATTGAGAGATGA
- a CDS encoding abortive phage infection protein: MNQLEQIGEISTVGNGVLRTSEVISKGISKTTLAKFVEKYNYERISHGIYCSPDVWKDGLYLLQLRCPKTIFSHDTALFLLDMTDQEPLQYTVTVKSGYNATHLREDGVKVFSIKKDFFELGISKAKTPFGNEVFIYNPERTVCDMIRSRSQIEIQIFQDAIKQYIRRKDKNLHLLMEYAKKLRVNHMLSKYLEVLL, encoded by the coding sequence ATGAACCAGTTAGAACAGATTGGGGAAATTTCAACTGTGGGTAATGGAGTTTTAAGAACTTCAGAAGTCATCAGTAAAGGAATTTCTAAAACGACTTTGGCAAAATTTGTAGAAAAATATAATTATGAGCGTATTTCACATGGAATTTATTGTTCTCCAGATGTATGGAAAGATGGACTGTACTTATTACAGCTTCGTTGCCCGAAAACAATCTTTTCTCACGATACAGCCTTGTTTCTGCTTGATATGACAGATCAAGAGCCGCTGCAATATACTGTTACGGTAAAAAGCGGATATAATGCCACTCATTTAAGAGAAGATGGTGTAAAAGTATTCTCTATTAAAAAAGACTTTTTTGAACTTGGGATTTCAAAAGCAAAAACACCTTTTGGAAATGAAGTTTTCATCTATAATCCTGAGCGTACTGTTTGTGATATGATTCGTAGTCGTTCACAAATTGAAATTCAAATTTTTCAGGATGCAATAAAGCAGTATATCAGGCGTAAAGACAAGAATTTGCATCTACTTATGGAATATGCAAAAAAACTTCGAGTAAATCATATGTTAAGTAAATATTTGGAGGTGTTATTATAA
- a CDS encoding DNA-binding protein: MDKKDEMMIVNHESLVKKIYIIREQKVMLDFELAEIYGYETKNFNRQVKNNIEKFEGEDFMFQLTTQEVEELSRCKNFTLNRGTGRGSNIKYNPYVFTEQGIYMLMTVLKGDLAVRQSRALVRTFKQMKDHIVENQGLIGKREFLQLSMQITSNVVEMQDLRRDLMNVEDKVAGLVDNLGNVVHKSELSDLILDLSNPQLKYGFLLLNGQPIEANLAYKDIYRIAKQSIYIVDNYIGVKTLVLLKDVPSSVEVIIFSDNIGKGLHSLEYQDFCQEYPFRKITFQKSGGEFHDRYIIIDCNTEQQRIYHCGASSKDAGQRITSITEVVDQMIYTDLINNLLKNPVLQLK; encoded by the coding sequence ATGGATAAAAAAGATGAAATGATGATTGTAAATCATGAATCCCTTGTAAAAAAGATTTATATTATTAGGGAACAAAAGGTTATGCTTGACTTTGAATTAGCTGAAATCTATGGATATGAAACGAAAAATTTCAACAGGCAGGTCAAGAATAATATTGAGAAATTTGAAGGCGAAGATTTTATGTTTCAACTAACAACTCAAGAAGTTGAAGAACTTTCAAGGTGCAAAAATTTCACCTTGAACAGAGGCACCGGACGAGGGAGTAATATTAAGTACAATCCTTATGTCTTTACAGAGCAAGGAATCTATATGTTGATGACTGTATTAAAGGGTGATCTTGCAGTAAGGCAAAGTAGAGCTTTAGTTCGTACTTTCAAACAAATGAAAGACCACATTGTAGAAAATCAAGGTTTGATTGGGAAAAGAGAGTTTTTGCAGCTTTCGATGCAGATTACAAGCAATGTCGTGGAAATGCAGGATTTAAGACGGGATTTAATGAATGTGGAAGATAAGGTGGCAGGATTAGTGGACAATTTAGGGAATGTTGTGCATAAATCCGAACTGTCTGACCTGATTCTTGACCTCAGTAATCCACAACTCAAATACGGATTTTTACTCTTGAACGGACAGCCGATCGAAGCCAATCTTGCTTATAAGGACATTTACAGAATAGCGAAACAGAGTATCTATATCGTCGATAACTACATCGGAGTGAAAACTTTGGTCTTGTTAAAAGATGTTCCTTCATCAGTAGAGGTCATTATATTCAGTGATAACATCGGCAAAGGACTGCACAGTCTTGAATATCAGGATTTTTGCCAAGAATATCCTTTTAGAAAGATAACATTCCAAAAATCCGGTGGCGAGTTTCATGACAGGTACATCATTATCGACTGTAATACCGAACAACAACGAATCTATCATTGTGGAGCGTCTTCCAAAGATGCAGGGCAAAGAATCACAAGCATAACGGAAGTGGTCGATCAGATGATTTACACCGACCTTATCAATAATCTCTTGAAAAATCCGGTGTTGCAATTAAAATAG
- a CDS encoding energy-coupling factor transporter transmembrane protein EcfT produces the protein MRLDPRTKLLILALTSISVFLNENLWIECAFVLIPFLLLLQAKKIGIALKSGTFFIILLMIQLWAVPALPAAAGGIVYMFAVYIRKLIPCFLLSSFLIQTTKVSTFLAAISRLPLPKGFTIALAITLRYFPTMTEEWGFIKDAMSLRGILVSPLGLLHHPLRTMEYVYVPMLVSASKISDEITMAAVTRGIDHTGKRSCLENVRFSVRDGILLVIYTGIIILLIIFNFMI, from the coding sequence ATGCGGCTGGATCCAAGAACTAAATTACTAATTCTCGCTCTGACCAGCATATCGGTCTTTTTGAATGAAAACCTTTGGATTGAGTGCGCCTTTGTGCTGATTCCTTTCTTATTGCTTTTACAAGCCAAAAAAATTGGGATTGCTCTTAAAAGCGGCACGTTCTTTATTATTTTGCTGATGATACAGCTATGGGCGGTACCGGCGCTTCCGGCGGCGGCCGGCGGTATTGTCTATATGTTTGCGGTATATATCCGCAAGCTGATTCCCTGCTTTCTGCTCAGTTCCTTTTTAATTCAGACGACTAAGGTCAGCACTTTTCTGGCGGCGATTAGCCGGCTGCCCTTGCCGAAGGGCTTTACGATTGCTCTAGCCATTACGCTCCGCTATTTTCCGACCATGACCGAGGAATGGGGCTTTATCAAAGATGCGATGTCGCTGCGGGGGATATTGGTTTCGCCTTTGGGTTTGCTGCATCATCCGCTGCGGACAATGGAATATGTATATGTGCCGATGCTGGTGTCAGCCTCAAAAATATCGGATGAGATAACCATGGCGGCGGTTACCAGAGGAATTGATCATACCGGAAAGCGAAGCTGTCTGGAAAATGTCCGGTTTTCTGTCCGGGATGGAATATTGCTTGTTATTTACACCGGCATTATTATTTTGCTGATTATTTTTAACTTTATGATATAA
- a CDS encoding helix-turn-helix domain-containing protein codes for MAVFRVEKNRGYTVMSNHHLRNKELTLKAKGLLSQMLSLPENWDYTLAGLSHINKESIDAIRTAVLELEKAGYITRTQGRDEKGKMTAITYTIYEQPISPVLDQPVLENPTSDKPILEKPKADNPTSENPMQLNKDIQNTDLSKKEEKNKDGLNTDSIPILSPVPSPLREQEPLPEKKGTDEKDAYKIYEEIIKDNIEYEHLINAKRLDRDRIDEILDLILETVCSKRKKILIAGDEYPAELVKAKFMKLNSSHIEFVLDCMQENTTKVRNIKQYLKAVLFNAPSTIGNYYTALVNHDMYGGNDF; via the coding sequence ATGGCAGTTTTCAGAGTAGAGAAAAACAGGGGCTATACCGTCATGAGCAATCACCACCTGCGAAACAAGGAACTGACACTAAAAGCGAAAGGCTTACTTTCTCAAATGCTGTCGCTTCCGGAAAACTGGGACTATACCCTTGCAGGACTATCCCATATCAACAAAGAAAGCATCGATGCTATTCGTACAGCAGTTTTAGAACTTGAAAAAGCGGGATATATCACGAGAACGCAAGGCAGAGATGAAAAAGGAAAAATGACAGCCATTACCTACACCATTTATGAGCAGCCGATTAGTCCAGTATTAGACCAGCCGGTATTGGAAAATCCAACATCGGATAAGCCGATATTGGAAAAACCGAAAGCGGATAATCCGACATCGGAAAATCCAATGCAATTAAATAAAGATATACAAAATACGGATCTATCAAAAAAAGAAGAAAAAAATAAAGATGGATTAAATACCGATTCCATTCCTATCCTTTCCCCTGTCCCCTCTCCTTTGCGTGAGCAGGAGCCTTTACCGGAAAAGAAAGGAACGGATGAGAAAGACGCATACAAAATCTATGAGGAAATTATCAAGGACAATATCGAGTATGAACACCTCATAAACGCAAAACGACTTGACCGTGATCGAATTGATGAAATCCTTGACCTCATTCTTGAAACCGTATGCAGCAAAAGAAAGAAAATCTTAATTGCAGGTGATGAATACCCGGCGGAGCTTGTAAAGGCAAAATTCATGAAACTTAACAGCAGCCATATTGAATTTGTCCTTGACTGTATGCAGGAAAATACCACAAAGGTAAGAAACATCAAGCAGTATCTAAAAGCGGTGCTTTTCAATGCTCCGTCCACAATCGGAAACTATTACACCGCACTTGTCAATCACGATATGTACGGAGGAAATGACTTCTAA
- a CDS encoding recombinase has translation MNSFQTAIYARISRDKKEKPSDSIENQIALCESFIQKSEDFSLAGIYKDIAKTGTDFNRPAFQKMIAMVKKNEVKTILVKDLSRFARDYIESGAYIEQIFPFMQVRFISVNDNYDSKNNENGISSLEIPFKNLVYDYYSKDISQKIRSSVKIRQDKGYYFGSKAPYGYVKDENDHHQLIVDEAVRPIVKEVFARYLSGESMLAIAKDLNERKVLTPGKHIGLKRGSGIWTGQIVRYLLTQRVYTGAIVGGKTRVYEVGSDHRQWTDSEDWIIRENMHEAIISQEDFAEVQNRLSSNAKHISRERKHFHILQDKVYCGQCYHKMSYTIYSGKSDGYYCPYRYKAKDCGCMKGKIQASVLEEIVSKEIQLHTEHFLEEEQTRRIEYRVKESICESLLERKKKLEAEQQKNQISKMQCYERHKQGIIEKEEYLSKRESLTQRAKNIEQEILIIEDKIQENTASRHHLNVDKLREAVAEGELVLDWINEVIDRIYVYDKDKVEIVWKFE, from the coding sequence ATAAACAGCTTTCAAACGGCAATCTATGCAAGAATCTCAAGAGATAAAAAAGAAAAACCGAGTGATTCCATTGAAAATCAAATTGCTCTTTGCGAGAGCTTTATTCAAAAAAGTGAGGATTTCAGTTTAGCAGGAATCTATAAAGATATTGCAAAGACGGGAACGGACTTTAATCGCCCCGCATTTCAAAAGATGATTGCTATGGTCAAGAAAAATGAAGTAAAGACTATACTTGTAAAAGACTTATCTCGTTTTGCCAGAGATTATATCGAATCTGGAGCCTATATTGAGCAAATTTTTCCCTTTATGCAAGTTCGGTTTATTTCTGTGAATGACAATTATGACAGTAAGAACAACGAAAACGGAATCAGCAGTTTGGAAATTCCTTTTAAGAATCTTGTCTATGACTACTATTCCAAGGACATCTCACAGAAAATTCGTTCCTCCGTTAAAATCAGACAAGATAAAGGCTATTACTTCGGTTCAAAAGCACCCTATGGATATGTAAAAGACGAAAATGACCATCATCAGCTCATTGTCGATGAAGCAGTAAGACCGATCGTGAAAGAAGTGTTTGCAAGATATTTAAGCGGAGAAAGTATGCTTGCGATTGCCAAAGACTTGAATGAGAGAAAAGTCTTAACACCCGGAAAGCACATAGGACTGAAAAGAGGAAGCGGAATTTGGACAGGACAGATTGTTCGCTATCTCTTAACCCAACGAGTTTATACCGGAGCAATTGTCGGCGGAAAGACCAGAGTGTATGAAGTCGGCTCGGATCATCGACAATGGACGGATAGCGAGGACTGGATTATACGGGAAAATATGCACGAAGCCATCATATCCCAAGAGGATTTTGCGGAAGTTCAAAACCGATTAAGCAGCAATGCAAAACATATCAGCCGAGAACGGAAGCATTTTCATATTCTTCAGGATAAAGTCTATTGTGGGCAATGCTATCATAAGATGAGTTATACCATTTACTCCGGAAAAAGTGACGGATATTATTGTCCATATCGGTACAAGGCAAAAGACTGCGGCTGCATGAAAGGAAAGATACAAGCCTCGGTACTGGAAGAAATCGTGTCAAAAGAAATTCAGCTTCATACCGAACATTTTCTTGAGGAAGAACAGACGAGAAGGATTGAGTATAGAGTCAAGGAAAGTATTTGTGAGAGCCTGCTTGAGCGAAAGAAAAAGCTGGAAGCGGAACAACAAAAAAATCAAATTTCCAAAATGCAGTGTTATGAAAGGCATAAACAAGGTATCATAGAGAAAGAAGAATACCTTTCAAAACGGGAATCCCTGACACAAAGAGCAAAAAACATCGAGCAGGAAATATTGATCATAGAGGACAAGATACAAGAAAATACCGCTTCAAGACATCATCTAAATGTCGATAAACTAAGAGAAGCAGTAGCCGAAGGAGAACTTGTTTTAGACTGGATCAACGAAGTGATAGACAGAATCTATGTTTATGACAAGGACAAGGTGGAGATTGTTTGGAAATTTGAATAA
- a CDS encoding TetR/AcrR family transcriptional regulator, protein MSISETQRKILEIGKKEFLAKGFKDASLRKIVAEAGFTKGAFYGYYPDKAALFEALVSEAADGLVKMFKDAQAAHFDLVPANKTAESRELSTEYLRHFVNYVYDHFAEFKLVICSAEGTKYANYIHELVELDVERTERYYQILREKGKIKGQVSHELHHMITSAYFTGVFETVVHDMTRKQALEYIEELAVFFNSGWDGLLRLL, encoded by the coding sequence ATGAGTATATCGGAAACACAGCGGAAGATATTGGAAATCGGCAAAAAAGAGTTCTTAGCCAAGGGCTTTAAAGACGCTTCGCTTAGAAAAATCGTGGCGGAGGCGGGTTTTACCAAAGGCGCTTTTTACGGCTATTACCCGGATAAGGCGGCTCTGTTTGAAGCGCTGGTATCAGAGGCGGCAGACGGACTGGTTAAAATGTTCAAGGACGCGCAGGCGGCACATTTTGATTTAGTACCGGCGAATAAGACGGCGGAAAGCAGGGAACTGTCAACCGAGTATTTGCGGCATTTTGTTAATTATGTTTATGACCATTTTGCGGAGTTTAAACTGGTCATTTGCAGTGCGGAAGGTACAAAATATGCGAATTATATCCATGAGTTGGTGGAGCTGGATGTGGAGCGCACCGAGAGGTATTATCAAATCCTGCGCGAGAAAGGGAAAATCAAGGGGCAGGTTAGCCATGAACTGCATCATATGATTACCAGTGCCTATTTTACCGGGGTATTTGAGACGGTTGTCCATGATATGACCAGAAAGCAGGCGCTGGAATACATAGAAGAACTGGCGGTTTTCTTTAATTCTGGCTGGGACGGACTTTTAAGGCTTTTATAG
- the ltrA gene encoding group II intron reverse transcriptase/maturase — MSTSKQTLKQSKIRYTEYYDLQKVLDDLYEDSSKNKIFSNLMELITSRENIKLAYRSIKGNKGSHTAGVDGRTIKHLSRLNEEEYISLIQKQFHWYKSRPVKRVEILKPNGKIRPLGIPTIVDRIVQQCILQILEPICEAKFHDSSYGFRPNRSTEHAIAECARLMQIQHLHYVVDIDIQGFFDNVYHAKLIRQLWNLGIQDKKLLCIIKEMLKADIVMPDKEVITPTRGTPQGGILSPLLSNVVLNELDWWVSSQWLTMPTHYPYKQRTNSQGTEIKSHTYRALRTSNLKEIYIVRYADDFKIFCRNYYDAKRTYQAVTKWLQDRLKLNVSEEKSKITNLKQRYSEFLGFKLKVKPKGKKFVVQSHISDKALKKAKENISKCVADIKRPANEKEQYKAIAKYNATVSGLHNYYQIATNVSLDFTKIAFHIKKQMNNRLDIKTSGTLNKGFVKEKYGKSKQLRFLNGYPLIPVGYIRTKDAKHKKKVVNKYTVKGRAFIHKNLQIDVDTLVWLMKHPVLDKSIEFADNRISLFAAQYGRCGVTGVKLIPNDIHCHHKIPLEQGGTDSYSNLILVTEAVHILIHATKEDTIQKYIKELGLTVKQIEKCNKLRKMAELPLI, encoded by the coding sequence GTGTCCACTTCGAAACAAACACTGAAACAAAGCAAAATCCGTTATACGGAATACTATGACTTGCAAAAAGTCCTTGATGATTTATATGAAGATAGTAGTAAGAATAAAATATTTTCAAATTTAATGGAGTTGATAACTTCAAGAGAAAATATAAAACTTGCCTATCGCAGTATCAAAGGGAACAAAGGCAGTCATACAGCCGGAGTAGATGGCAGAACAATAAAACATCTATCAAGGCTAAATGAAGAAGAATACATTTCTCTCATACAAAAACAGTTTCATTGGTATAAATCACGCCCTGTAAAGAGAGTGGAGATACTAAAGCCTAATGGGAAAATAAGACCTTTAGGAATACCGACTATTGTAGACAGAATTGTACAACAATGTATCTTGCAAATATTGGAGCCGATATGTGAAGCCAAGTTTCATGACAGCTCCTATGGGTTTCGACCTAACAGGAGTACGGAACATGCAATCGCAGAATGTGCAAGACTAATGCAGATACAGCACTTACATTATGTGGTTGATATTGATATACAAGGATTTTTCGATAATGTATATCATGCAAAGCTCATAAGGCAGCTTTGGAATTTGGGAATCCAAGACAAAAAGTTACTTTGTATCATTAAGGAAATGCTGAAAGCAGATATTGTTATGCCCGATAAAGAGGTAATTACACCAACAAGGGGAACACCACAAGGCGGAATATTATCACCGCTACTATCTAATGTAGTCTTGAACGAATTAGATTGGTGGGTGTCCTCCCAGTGGCTGACAATGCCCACTCATTATCCATATAAACAGAGAACGAACAGTCAAGGAACAGAGATAAAAAGCCATACCTACAGAGCTTTAAGAACAAGCAACCTGAAAGAAATATACATTGTAAGGTATGCCGATGATTTCAAGATATTTTGCCGTAATTACTACGATGCAAAAAGAACCTATCAGGCAGTTACAAAATGGTTGCAAGACAGATTAAAACTAAATGTAAGTGAAGAAAAATCTAAAATAACAAATCTAAAACAAAGGTACTCGGAGTTCTTAGGCTTCAAGCTTAAGGTTAAACCAAAAGGCAAAAAGTTTGTTGTACAGTCGCATATAAGTGATAAGGCACTGAAAAAGGCAAAAGAAAATATTTCTAAATGTGTTGCGGATATAAAAAGACCTGCAAATGAAAAGGAGCAGTACAAAGCAATAGCTAAGTATAATGCCACTGTTTCAGGCTTGCATAATTATTACCAAATAGCAACAAACGTGAGTTTGGACTTTACTAAAATAGCCTTTCACATTAAAAAGCAGATGAACAACAGACTTGATATTAAAACCAGTGGAACACTAAACAAAGGATTTGTCAAAGAAAAATATGGAAAAAGTAAACAGCTTCGCTTCCTTAATGGATATCCGTTAATTCCGGTGGGATATATAAGGACAAAGGACGCAAAACACAAGAAAAAGGTTGTAAATAAATACACTGTAAAGGGCAGAGCTTTCATTCATAAAAATCTACAAATTGATGTAGATACACTTGTCTGGCTGATGAAACACCCTGTGCTTGATAAAAGTATAGAGTTTGCAGACAACAGAATCTCGCTCTTTGCAGCTCAATATGGCAGATGTGGAGTAACAGGTGTAAAACTTATACCAAACGATATACATTGCCATCACAAGATACCGCTTGAACAAGGCGGTACAGACAGTTACAGCAACTTAATTCTTGTTACGGAAGCAGTTCATATACTCATCCATGCAACAAAAGAAGATACAATCCAAAAATATATAAAAGAGCTTGGGTTAACAGTCAAGCAGATTGAGAAATGTAATAAGCTTAGAAAAATGGCAGAATTGCCACTAATTTAG
- a CDS encoding conjugal transfer protein TraG: MTEETKKQILLHLPYLFFVYLFDKIAQGFRLSYGIDMGIKLLHFPEGLTEAFSSPLISFHLSDLFIGVIAAALIRFAVYVKGKNAKKYRKGTEYGSARFGNKKDIKPYIDPVFRNNIPLTKTECITMNSRPKNPKYARNKNILVVGGSGSGKTRFFVKPSLMQMHSSYVVTDPKGELLLSCGKLLQRGGYKIKVLNTINFKKSMRYNPFAYLRSEKDILKLVNTIIMNTKGDGEKAAEDFWTKSERLFYSALIGYIFYEAPEEEKNFTTLLEMINASEAREDDPEFQSPVDLMFQRLEEKDPEHFAVRQYKKFLLSAGKTRSSILISCGARLAPFDIRELRELLEKDEMELDTIGDRKTALFVIISDTDDTFNFVVSILYTQLFNLLCDKADDVYGGRLPVHVRCLLDEFANIGQIPKFEKLIATIRSREISASIILQSQSQLKAIYKENADTITGNCDSFLFLGGKEKTTLKDVSEILGKETIDSFNTSETRGRELSHGLNYQKLGKELMTQDEIAVMDGGKCILQIRGVRPFFSDKYDITAHPNYKYLSDYDKKNSFDAERYIKRRPAIVRQNEVFDYYEIDAEKLTEE, encoded by the coding sequence ATGACGGAAGAAACAAAGAAACAAATTTTACTGCATCTGCCTTATCTGTTCTTTGTCTATCTCTTTGACAAGATAGCACAAGGCTTTCGTCTATCATACGGAATAGATATGGGAATAAAGCTTCTCCATTTTCCTGAAGGACTTACAGAAGCCTTTTCTTCTCCCCTTATCAGCTTTCACTTATCCGATCTTTTTATCGGAGTTATAGCGGCTGCACTCATTCGTTTTGCTGTCTATGTGAAAGGAAAAAATGCAAAAAAATACAGGAAAGGTACAGAGTACGGATCAGCCCGTTTTGGAAATAAAAAAGACATAAAACCATATATTGATCCGGTATTTAGGAACAACATTCCTCTTACCAAAACGGAGTGCATTACCATGAATAGCCGTCCGAAAAATCCCAAATACGCAAGAAACAAAAACATTCTTGTGGTCGGAGGCTCCGGTAGCGGAAAGACGAGATTTTTTGTAAAGCCGTCATTGATGCAGATGCACAGCTCCTATGTGGTTACCGACCCCAAAGGCGAGCTGCTTCTCTCCTGCGGGAAGCTCCTGCAGCGAGGTGGATATAAGATAAAGGTACTTAATACCATCAATTTCAAAAAATCCATGCGGTACAATCCCTTTGCATATCTTCGCAGTGAAAAGGACATTTTGAAGCTGGTAAACACAATCATCATGAACACCAAAGGCGACGGTGAAAAAGCCGCTGAGGACTTCTGGACGAAATCAGAACGCCTTTTCTACTCTGCCCTGATCGGATATATCTTCTATGAAGCGCCGGAGGAAGAAAAGAATTTCACCACGCTTCTTGAAATGATAAACGCATCGGAAGCAAGGGAGGACGATCCGGAGTTTCAAAGCCCTGTTGACCTTATGTTTCAGAGATTGGAGGAAAAAGACCCGGAGCATTTTGCGGTAAGGCAGTATAAGAAGTTTCTTCTTTCTGCCGGAAAAACAAGATCCTCAATATTAATTTCCTGCGGCGCCCGTCTTGCCCCCTTTGACATCCGAGAGCTTAGGGAGCTTCTTGAAAAGGACGAAATGGAGCTTGATACCATAGGGGATCGAAAAACAGCCCTCTTTGTTATCATAAGCGATACCGATGATACTTTTAACTTTGTTGTAAGTATTCTTTACACTCAGCTTTTTAATCTTCTCTGCGATAAGGCGGACGATGTGTACGGCGGAAGGCTGCCTGTTCATGTACGCTGCCTACTTGATGAATTTGCGAATATCGGGCAGATTCCAAAGTTTGAAAAACTGATTGCCACCATTAGAAGCCGTGAAATATCGGCTTCTATTATTTTGCAGTCCCAGTCCCAGCTTAAAGCAATCTATAAGGAAAATGCGGACACCATCACAGGAAATTGCGACAGCTTCCTCTTTCTTGGAGGAAAGGAAAAAACAACACTAAAGGACGTATCTGAAATACTCGGTAAGGAAACCATCGACAGCTTTAACACCTCTGAAACAAGAGGTCGGGAATTATCTCACGGGCTGAACTACCAAAAGCTCGGTAAAGAGCTTATGACACAGGATGAGATTGCGGTAATGGACGGAGGAAAATGCATCCTGCAAATAAGAGGCGTAAGACCGTTCTTTTCGGATAAGTACGATATTACAGCTCACCCAAATTACAAATATCTTTCCGACTATGACAAGAAAAACTCTTTTGATGCGGAAAGATATATAAAACGCCGCCCCGCTATCGTAAGGCAAAATGAAGTCTTTGACTACTATGAAATCGATGCGGAAAAATTAACGGAAGAATAA
- a CDS encoding nucleotidyl transferase AbiEii/AbiGii toxin family protein produces the protein MIHSSKQLKDLIRNLSKEVGIEAHVLIRKYMMERFLERVSSSKYNGSFILKGGMLVAAFVGVEARATMDIDTTIKGIPVTMVDMERTITEISNIDLEDNVKFRIKKVSEIMDEAEYSGIRFSMDAVLDGAVIPLKIDISTGDVITPREIAYSYKLMFEDRTIPIMTYPIETVLAEKLETVISRSVTNTRMRDFYDIHILLKSQNIDADILALALERTAKKRGNFNLLENAESVLKVVKSDEDMKRLWDIYQKKFKYAGEYTWDEVIHSVRELSIEAKLDVEKISVAEK, from the coding sequence ATGATTCATTCATCAAAACAACTAAAAGATTTGATACGAAATTTGTCAAAAGAAGTCGGTATTGAAGCCCATGTACTGATTAGAAAATATATGATGGAGCGGTTTTTAGAGCGAGTATCTTCATCAAAATACAATGGAAGTTTTATCCTAAAAGGCGGAATGTTGGTAGCAGCTTTTGTAGGGGTAGAGGCAAGGGCTACAATGGATATAGACACTACCATTAAAGGTATTCCTGTAACGATGGTTGATATGGAGCGTACAATTACAGAAATTTCAAATATAGATTTAGAGGATAATGTGAAGTTCAGAATTAAAAAAGTATCGGAAATTATGGATGAAGCAGAATATTCAGGAATACGATTCAGTATGGATGCTGTATTAGATGGAGCAGTTATTCCTTTGAAGATAGATATTTCTACAGGCGATGTAATTACTCCAAGAGAAATAGCCTATTCATACAAACTGATGTTTGAAGATAGAACAATCCCCATTATGACATATCCTATTGAAACAGTCTTGGCAGAAAAGCTGGAGACTGTCATTTCAAGATCCGTAACCAATACAAGAATGAGGGATTTTTATGATATTCACATACTCTTAAAATCACAAAATATAGATGCTGATATATTAGCTTTAGCGTTAGAGAGAACTGCTAAGAAACGAGGAAATTTTAACCTTTTAGAAAATGCAGAAAGTGTATTGAAGGTAGTAAAATCAGATGAAGATATGAAAAGGCTGTGGGATATTTATCAGAAAAAATTTAAATATGCAGGCGAATATACTTGGGATGAAGTAATACATTCGGTTAGGGAACTATCCATAGAAGCTAAATTAGATGTTGAAAAAATATCTGTTGCAGAAAAATAG